From Pusillibacter faecalis, one genomic window encodes:
- a CDS encoding TnpV protein: MSKLTYIRCGDYDIPNLKLSEQPETSIGKYGRMRKSYLKEHRPILYNQLLMSEELYPHLLEIDRTAQERMDTMLPHMMEAAGVTEELKACDPMRWVGLMNTLTAQIEEILIRELICS; the protein is encoded by the coding sequence ATGAGTAAGTTGACTTACATTCGTTGTGGAGATTATGATATACCCAACCTAAAACTTTCTGAACAGCCGGAAACTTCTATCGGCAAGTACGGCAGGATGCGAAAATCCTACCTGAAGGAACATCGTCCCATTCTCTACAACCAACTGCTGATGAGCGAGGAGCTGTATCCACACCTGTTAGAGATTGACCGGACAGCGCAGGAGCGTATGGACACCATGTTACCTCACATGATGGAGGCTGCGGGTGTCACTGAGGAACTGAAAGCCTGTGATCCTATGCGTTGGGTGGGGCTGATGAACACATTAACGGCACAGATTGAGGAAATTTTAATCAGGGAACTGATTTGCAGCTGA
- a CDS encoding recombinase family protein, translating into MRNEKITPLYERLSRDDELQGESNSISNQKQMLEDFARRNGLPNPTHFTDDGISGTRFDRPGFLAMMEEVEAGRVEAIVIKDMSRLGRDYLKVGQVMEVLRQRGVRLIAINDGVDSLKGDDDFTPFRNIMNEFYARDTSRKIRSVFKSKGMSGKHLTGTVIYGYLWDEKREHWLVDEEAAEVVRRIFALTLEGYGPYQIACKLSADRIEIPVVHLARFNEGVNRSKPVKDPYGWGSSTIVNILKKREYLGHTINFKTRKHFKDKKSHYVSEDEWTIFENTHEAIIDQQTFDLVQKIRSNVRRYPNGWGEAAPLTGLLYCADCGGKMYVHRTNNGRRISQYTCSNYTKVPCGTLCPTQHRINESAVLTLASDTLRAIAEYSRNDRTEFIHTVQETQVAQQSADISKKRRHLAAAQKRAGELEKLICKIYEDNALGKLPDARYRALDAQYAKEQDALEIEIAELEKAVTGYEQSQKSAEKFIALIDKYENFDTLTNTMLNEFVEKILVHERSRKGSQDTTQEIEIYFNFLGRYIPPSLQPVPLTPEEQEELRKKEERKDRLHQNYLKRKASGAQKRYEDKIKAKKKAEMDAKKALIRAEDMKKGVFSTVGQLPKEEPRKGSIAASAAV; encoded by the coding sequence ATGAGAAACGAAAAAATCACCCCACTGTACGAGCGCCTGAGCCGGGACGATGAGTTACAGGGCGAGAGCAACTCCATATCCAACCAAAAACAGATGTTAGAGGATTTTGCACGCCGGAACGGGCTGCCAAACCCTACGCACTTTACCGATGATGGTATCTCAGGCACCCGTTTTGACCGCCCCGGATTTTTGGCGATGATGGAGGAAGTGGAGGCAGGGCGTGTAGAGGCAATCGTCATCAAGGACATGAGCCGGTTGGGGCGCGACTATCTGAAGGTCGGTCAGGTTATGGAGGTTTTGCGGCAGCGAGGCGTTCGTCTGATTGCCATCAACGACGGTGTGGACAGTCTGAAAGGCGATGACGATTTTACCCCGTTCCGCAACATCATGAATGAATTTTACGCCCGTGATACCAGCCGGAAAATTCGCTCTGTGTTTAAGTCAAAAGGCATGAGCGGCAAGCACCTGACCGGCACTGTGATTTACGGCTACTTATGGGACGAAAAACGGGAGCATTGGCTGGTAGATGAGGAAGCTGCCGAAGTGGTGCGCCGTATCTTCGCCCTCACGCTGGAGGGATATGGGCCTTATCAGATCGCCTGCAAATTATCCGCAGACCGGATTGAAATTCCTGTCGTACACCTTGCCCGCTTCAACGAGGGTGTGAACCGTTCAAAGCCGGTCAAAGACCCCTATGGATGGGGGTCATCTACCATCGTGAACATTTTGAAAAAACGAGAGTATTTGGGGCACACCATCAATTTCAAGACCCGCAAGCACTTTAAGGACAAGAAAAGCCACTATGTTTCTGAGGACGAGTGGACGATCTTTGAGAATACCCATGAAGCCATTATCGACCAGCAGACCTTTGATCTGGTGCAGAAAATCCGCAGCAATGTACGGCGTTATCCAAACGGCTGGGGCGAAGCAGCTCCCCTCACAGGCTTGCTCTATTGTGCAGATTGTGGCGGCAAGATGTATGTCCACCGCACCAACAATGGCAGGCGGATTTCTCAATATACCTGTTCCAATTATACCAAAGTTCCGTGTGGGACACTATGCCCTACACAACACCGTATCAATGAGAGTGCTGTTCTGACATTGGCTTCTGACACGCTCCGGGCTATCGCTGAATATTCCAGAAATGACCGGACGGAATTTATTCACACCGTTCAGGAAACGCAGGTTGCTCAACAGAGTGCCGATATATCGAAAAAGCGCAGGCATCTGGCCGCTGCTCAAAAGAGAGCCGGAGAACTGGAAAAACTGATTTGCAAAATCTATGAGGACAATGCCCTCGGCAAGCTGCCGGATGCACGATATAGGGCGCTTGATGCACAGTATGCCAAAGAGCAGGACGCACTTGAGATTGAAATTGCGGAGCTGGAAAAGGCTGTGACCGGCTACGAGCAAAGCCAGAAATCAGCGGAGAAATTTATAGCCCTGATTGATAAGTACGAGAATTTTGACACGCTGACAAATACCATGCTCAACGAGTTTGTAGAGAAAATCCTTGTCCATGAACGCTCCCGAAAAGGCAGTCAGGATACCACGCAGGAAATTGAAATTTACTTCAATTTTTTAGGACGCTATATCCCGCCATCCTTACAGCCGGTTCCTTTAACTCCAGAGGAACAGGAAGAATTGCGGAAAAAAGAAGAACGCAAGGACAGGCTCCATCAGAACTATTTGAAGCGGAAAGCCAGCGGCGCACAGAAACGGTATGAGGACAAAATCAAGGCGAAGAAAAAAGCGGAAATGGACGCTAAGAAAGCCCTGATCCGGGCTGAGGATATGAAAAAAGGTGTTTTTTCTACTGTCGGACAGCTACCGAAAGAAGAACCGCGCAAAGGCAGCATAGCAGCCAGCGCAGCAGTCTAA